The Pyrus communis chromosome 2, drPyrComm1.1, whole genome shotgun sequence genome includes a window with the following:
- the LOC137725623 gene encoding magnesium transporter MRS2-I-like — protein sequence MLALEMARDDLLVPAAEETAQTQAQASAATKKKTAALRSWISLDHDGQGTVLDLDKHAIIHRVQIHARDLRLLDPLLSYPSTILGREKVIVLNLEHIKAIITADEVLLRDPFDDTVLPIVKELQRRLPLSSTNFNGQGEEEDASGVQKDETDEENEFPFEFRALEVALEGICSFLDGQTRVLEADAYPALDELTSKISSRNLDRVRKLKSAMTRLTNRVQKVRDELEQLLDDDDDMADLYLSRKMVGTSPVSDSGAPNWSLASPTITIGSKVSRTSRASAATTVEEENDVEELEMLLEAYFMQIEGTLNKLTALREYIDDTEDYINIQLDNHRNQLIQLELFLSSGTVCLSMCSMVAAIFGMNIPYTWIKDHGYVFKWVIIVTGIVCSSVFLLIISYARHKGLVGS from the exons ATGTTAGCTCTGGAAATGGCTCGGGATGACCTGCTGGTCCCGGCGGCGGAGGAGACTGCTCAGACGCAGGCTCAAGCCTCTGCCGCCACCAAGAAAAAAACTGCAGCTTTGAGAAGCTGGATTTCGCTGGACCATGACGGGCAGGGAACGGTTTTGGATTTGGACAAGCACGCCATTATCCACCGAGTTCAGATTCACGCTCGAGATCTTCGGCTTCTCGATCCATTGCTTTCGTATCCTTCTACAATCTTGGGCAGAGAGAAAGTGATTGTTCTTAATTTGGAG CACATCAAAGCAATAATCACAGCGGATGAG GTACTGCTTAGAGACCCGTTTGATGATACTGTACTTCCCATCGTTAAGGAGCTTCAAAGGCGTCTGCCTCTGTCAAGTACCAATTTCAATGgccaaggagaagaagaagacgctTCTGGGGTACAAAAAGATGAAACTGATGAGGAAAATG AATTCCCATTCGAATTCCGAGCTTTAGAAGTTGCACTAGAAGGTATCTGTAGTTTTCTTGATGGGCAGACTAGAGTTCTAGAGGCTGATGCTTATCCGGCTTTAGATGAGCTGACCTCCAAG ATTAGCAGTCGTAATTTGGATCGTGTTCGGAAGTTGAAGAGTGCAATGACCAGGTTGACAAATCGGGTTCAAAAG GTAAGAGATGAACTCGAACAACTTcttgatgacgatgatgatatGGCAGACCTTTACTTGTCAAGAAAGATGGTGGGGACTTCACCTGTCAGCGACTCTGGAGCCCCAAATTGGTCTCTCGCCTCACCTACTATAACTATAGGCTCAAAGGTATCCAGAACAAGCAGGGCGAGTGCTGCAACGACAGTTGAAGAGGAGAATGATGTTGAGGAACTTGAGATGTTGCTCGAG GCTTACTTTATGCAAATTGAAGGCACGTTGAATAAATTGACAGCG CTGCGCGAATACATCGATGACACAGAGGATTACATTAATATCCAG CTTGACAATCATCGGAATCAGCTAATTCAG CTAGAGCTGTTCCTAAGTTCTGGAACTGTTTGTTTGTCTATGTGTTCTATGGTGGCTGCAATATTTGGCATGAACATCCCGTATACATGGATAAAAGATCATGGATACGTATTCAAATGG GTGATCATCGTCACGGGGATAGTTTGCAGCTCCGTTTTCTTGTTGATAATCTCGTACGCTCGGCACAAAGGTCTTGTTGGATCTTGA
- the LOC137726159 gene encoding E3 ubiquitin protein ligase DRIP2-like: protein MANPVVRVRRETIAACMTCPLCDKLFRDATTISECLHTFCRKCIYNKISDEELEVCPICNTDLGCVPLEKLRPDHSWQDVRAKIFPFKRRKVSAPEVMPSVTLPARRKERSLSSLVVSTPRVSAQATMTGRRTKAVARKASALQASSFLVERPIKNEEGSAEDHLESNSSPEASNKSGQNNKPSSFSAEPSQPVSNKETEDSGEPWEGKLDLWKPLNCLVEVANRTKSLKSNSQGSENKVEPVHVSEPQVRKSKNKENKQKSKVEEEKNSTYPTSPETVKPKKLRRVRRKRESFAESSISPQAVLDATFGKHERRAGPIWFSLVASEDQEGDEPLPQIPTSYLRIKDGNVPVSFIQKYLMRKLDLTSEAEVEIKCMGQPVVPTLEMYNLVDLWLQMASPSERITASVGSSAKDFVMVLAYSRKVSNS, encoded by the exons ATGGCGAATCCGGTGGTGAGAGTGAGGAGGGAGACGATTGCGGCATGCATGACTTGTCCTCTCTGCGATAAGCTCTTCAGAGACGCCACCACCATATCTGAATGTCTTCACACGT TTTGCAGGAAGTGCATATATAATAAGATTTCAGACGAGGAACTAGAAGTCTGTCCAATATGCAACACAGACCTGGGTTGTGTTCCACTGGAGAAATTAAG GCCAGATCACAGCTGGCAAGATGTAAGGGCTAAGATTTTCCCTTTTAAAAGAAGAAAGGTAAGTGCACCTGAAGTTATGCCTTCAGTTACATTACCAGCTAGAAGAAAGGAGAGATCTCTCTCATCTTTGGTGGTCAGCACTCCCAGAGTGTCAGCCCAGGCTACCATGACGGGAAGGAGAACTAAAGCTGTTGCAAGAAAGGCTTCTGCTTTACAAGCATCCAGTTTTTTGGTTGAGAGGCCTATTAAGAACGAGGAAGGTTCAGCAGAAGATCACCTAGAGAGCAACAGCTCACCTGAAGCCTCAAATAAGTCTGGTCAAAATAACAAGCCG AGTTCTTTTTCTGCTGAGCCTAGCCAGCCTGTATCCAATAAAGAAACTGAGGACAGCGGTGAACCATGGGAAGGGAAATTGGATCTTTGGAAACCATTAAATTGTTTGGTCGAAGTTGCGAATAGGACCAAGTCTCTCAAATCCAACTCCCAAGGGTCTGAAAATAAAGTAGAACCAGTGCATGTAAGTGAACCTCAGGTTCGCAAGtccaaaaataaggaaaacaaaCAGAAATCAAAAGTTGAGGAGGAAAAGAATAGCACTTATCCTACCTCTCCAGAAACAGTAAAACCTAAAAAGCTGCGTAGGGTTCGACGAAAGAGGGAATCATTTGCAGAATCAAGCATTTCACCCCAAGCTGTTTTGGATGCAACTTTTGGCAAACATGAACGAAGAGCCGGTCCAATTTGGTTCTCACTCGTAGCTTCTGAAGACCA GGAAGGAGATGAACCCTTGCCTCAAATTCCGACAAGTTACTTAAGGATAAA GGATGGGAACGTGCCTGTCTCGTTCATCCAGAAATACCTAATGAGGAAACTAGACCTCACTAGCGAAGCTGAG GTTGAGATTAAATGTATGGGACAACCAGTGGTTCCCACGTTAGAAATGTATAACTTAGTTGATCTGTGGCTACAAATGGCATCCCCTTCGGAACGAATTACAGCATCTGTCGGGTCCTCTGCGAAAGATTTTGTGATGGTGCTGGCTTATTCCCGAAAGGTCTCAAACTCCTAA
- the LOC137725935 gene encoding PRA1 family protein F2-like: protein MSLHSPPRYGALPSTTSSFTTATPEPFTRARATTQSFFATRRPWLELVQPFSSFTRPYTFGEATVRIKRNLGHFRVNYTMLVLFVLFLSLLWHPVSLIVFLLVFVAWFFLYFFRDEPLVIFHRIVDDRIVLGILAVVTVVALVFTHVWLNVLVSVLIGLAIVGLHAAFRGTDDLYADEQEAAEGGLLSVVVDSPRRTRYTRV from the coding sequence ATGTCTTTACATTCGCCACCCCGCTACGGCGCACTCCCATCCACCACGTCCTCCTTCACCACCGCCACGCCCGAACCATTCACGCGCGCCAGGGCCACGACCCAGTCCTTCTTCGCCACGCGCCGCCCATGGCTCGAGCTCGTTCAGCCCTTCTCCAGCTTCACGCGCCCCTACACCTTCGGCGAAGCCACCGTCCGAATCAAGCGCAACCTCGGCCACTTCCGCGTGAACTACACGATGCTTGTCCTCTTCGTCCTCTTCCTCAGCCTCCTCTGGCACCCCGTCTCCCTCATCGTCTTCCTCCTCGTCTTCGTCGCCTGGTTCTTCCTCTACTTCTTCCGCGACGAACCGCTCGTAATTTTCCACCGAATCGTCGACGACCGCATCGTTTTGGGGATTCTCGCTGTCGTCACCGTCGTGGCTTTGGTCTTCACGCACGTGTGGCTGAACGTGCTGGTATCGGTTCTGATTGGGCTCGCAATTGTTGGGTTGCACGCTGCGTTTAGGGGGACGGATGATTTGTATGCCGACGAGCAGGAAGCTGCCGAAGGTGGGTTGCTCTCGGTTGTGGTGGACAGTCCCAGGCGAACACGGTACACCCGCGTTTAG
- the LOC137726732 gene encoding signal recognition particle 9 kDa protein-like yields MVYITSWDEFVERSVQLFRADPESTRYVMKYRHCEGKLVLKVTDNKECLKFKTDQAQDAKKMEKLNNIFFTLMSRGPEADPSEVTGKDQMDAQPTRKGRGRKQ; encoded by the exons ATGGTTTACATAACTTCCTGGGACGAGTTCGTCGAGCGATCCGTCCAGCTTTTCCGCGCCGATCCCGAATCC ACTCGATACGTGATGAAATACCGGCATTGCGAGGGGAAATTGGTTCTTAAGGTTACTGATAATAAAGAG TGTCTGAAATTCAAAACAGACCAGGCGCAAGACGCTAAGAAGATGGAGAAACTCAACAACATATTCTTCACTTTGATGTCCCGAGGTCCTGAAG CGGATCCATCAGAAGTTACTGGGAAAGACCAGATGGACGCACAGCCAACCAGGAAAGGACGAGGAAGAAAACAATAG